Proteins co-encoded in one Stutzerimonas stutzeri genomic window:
- the gpmI gene encoding 2,3-bisphosphoglycerate-independent phosphoglycerate mutase, with product MPAAPKPLVLMILDGFGHSDSPEFNAIHAANKPVYDRLLASQPHGLISGSGMDVGLPEGQMGNSEVGHMNLGAGRVVYQDFTRVTKAIRDGDFFENPTLCAAVDKAVEAGKAVHILGLLSDGGVHSHQDHLVAMAELAVKRGAEKIYLHAFLDGRDTPPKSAQHSIELMQATFTRLGKGRVASLIGRYFAMDRDNRWDRVEQAYDLIVEGKAEYRADYAVDGLIAAYERGESDEFVKATSIGEPVRVENGDAVVFMNFRADRARELTRCFVEPGFDAFQRARVPQLAGFVMLTQYAASIPAPSAFAPEPLTNVLGEYLANNGKTQLRIAETEKYAHVTFFFSGGREEPFAGEERILIPSPQVATYDLQPEMSAPEVTDRIVEAIEQQRYDVIIVNYANGDMVGHTGVFEAAVKAVECLDTCIGRIVEALDKVGGEALITADHGNVEQMEDAMTGQAHTAHTCEPVPFIYYGKRNLTIREGGVLADVAPTMLTLLGLPVPAEMTGRSIVELG from the coding sequence ATGCCTGCCGCACCCAAACCTTTGGTACTGATGATTCTCGACGGCTTCGGACACAGCGACAGCCCTGAATTCAACGCCATCCACGCCGCCAACAAGCCGGTCTATGACCGTCTGCTGGCCAGCCAACCGCACGGCCTGATCTCGGGCAGCGGCATGGATGTCGGCCTGCCGGAGGGGCAGATGGGCAACTCCGAAGTCGGCCATATGAATCTCGGTGCGGGCCGCGTGGTGTATCAGGATTTCACCCGCGTGACGAAGGCCATTCGCGACGGCGACTTCTTCGAGAATCCGACCCTCTGCGCGGCCGTGGACAAGGCTGTCGAAGCCGGCAAGGCGGTGCATATCCTCGGCCTGCTGTCGGATGGCGGCGTTCATAGCCACCAGGATCACCTGGTCGCCATGGCCGAGTTGGCGGTCAAGCGCGGCGCGGAAAAGATCTACCTGCACGCCTTCCTCGATGGCCGCGACACGCCGCCGAAAAGCGCGCAGCACTCCATCGAACTGATGCAGGCCACCTTTACTCGCCTTGGCAAGGGCCGGGTCGCCAGCCTGATCGGCCGCTACTTCGCGATGGATCGCGACAATCGCTGGGATCGCGTCGAACAGGCCTACGACCTGATCGTTGAGGGCAAGGCCGAGTATCGTGCCGACTACGCGGTTGACGGCCTGATTGCCGCTTACGAACGCGGCGAAAGCGACGAGTTCGTCAAGGCCACCAGCATTGGCGAGCCGGTGCGCGTGGAGAATGGCGACGCGGTGGTGTTCATGAACTTCCGCGCCGACCGTGCCCGCGAGCTGACCCGCTGCTTCGTCGAACCGGGTTTCGATGCGTTCCAGCGCGCCCGCGTGCCACAGCTGGCGGGCTTCGTCATGCTCACTCAGTACGCGGCCAGCATCCCGGCGCCGTCTGCCTTCGCTCCCGAGCCGCTGACCAACGTGCTGGGCGAATACCTGGCCAACAACGGCAAGACTCAGTTGCGCATCGCCGAAACCGAGAAGTATGCGCACGTGACCTTCTTCTTTTCCGGCGGCCGCGAGGAGCCGTTCGCAGGCGAAGAGCGAATCCTGATCCCATCTCCGCAGGTCGCCACCTATGACCTGCAGCCGGAAATGAGCGCACCCGAGGTTACCGACCGCATCGTCGAGGCCATCGAGCAACAGCGCTATGACGTGATCATCGTCAACTATGCCAACGGCGATATGGTCGGCCACACCGGCGTATTCGAAGCGGCGGTGAAGGCCGTGGAATGCCTGGACACATGCATCGGCCGTATCGTCGAGGCACTGGACAAGGTGGGCGGCGAGGCGCTGATCACGGCCGATCACGGCAACGTCGAGCAGATGGAAGACGCCATGACCGGCCAGGCCCACACCGCACACACCTGCGAGCCGGTCCCATTCATCTATTACGGCAAACGCAACCTGACGATCCGCGAAGGCGGCGTGCTGGCCGATGTGGCGCCGACCATGCTGACACTGCTCGGCCTGCCGGTACCCGCCGAAATGACCGGTCGCTCGATCGTCGAGCTGGGCTGA
- a CDS encoding rhodanese-like domain-containing protein codes for MVANLIEFVSNHYVLVSIFLVLLALLAISEARKGGKSLSNRELTGLVNRDEGVVLDVRAKKEFDAGHIVDSLNIPYEKLVSRLGELEKHKGKTIVIVDAMGQHAGTACRELQKAGFNAAKLSGGISGWRGENLPVVK; via the coding sequence ATGGTCGCTAACCTGATTGAATTCGTCTCCAACCACTACGTTCTGGTCAGCATCTTCCTGGTGCTGCTGGCCCTGCTCGCTATCAGCGAGGCGCGCAAGGGCGGTAAGAGCCTGAGCAACCGCGAGCTGACCGGCCTGGTCAATCGCGACGAAGGCGTGGTCTTGGACGTTCGCGCGAAGAAGGAGTTCGATGCCGGCCACATCGTCGATTCATTGAACATTCCCTACGAGAAGCTGGTCAGCCGTCTGGGCGAGCTGGAAAAGCACAAGGGCAAAACGATCGTGATCGTCGATGCCATGGGCCAGCATGCCGGAACAGCCTGCCGTGAACTGCAGAAGGCGGGCTTCAACGCCGCCAAACTGTCTGGAGGGATTTCCGGCTGGCGCGGCGAAAATTTGCCAGTGGTCAAGTAA
- the grxC gene encoding glutaredoxin 3, giving the protein MPKVVIYTTAWCPYCIRAKNLLDHKGVSYEEIPVDGKPALRSEMAAKAGRTSVPQIWIGDAHVGGCDELHALERAGRLDALLQA; this is encoded by the coding sequence ATGCCTAAGGTCGTCATCTACACCACCGCCTGGTGTCCGTATTGCATCCGTGCCAAAAATCTGCTCGATCACAAGGGTGTCAGCTACGAGGAGATTCCCGTGGACGGCAAGCCTGCCTTGCGCTCGGAAATGGCAGCCAAGGCCGGGCGTACCTCGGTTCCACAGATCTGGATCGGTGACGCACACGTCGGTGGCTGCGATGAGCTGCACGCGCTGGAGCGGGCCGGTCGGCTGGATGCGCTGCTGCAGGCTTGA
- the secB gene encoding protein-export chaperone SecB, producing MTEQANNGAAAGQQEQGAQFSLQRIYVRDLSFEAPKSPEIFRQEWNPSVALDLNTKQKSLENDFHEVVLTLSVTVKTGEEVAFIAEVQQAGIFLIKGLEAQAMSHTLGAFCPNILFPYARETLDSLVTRGSFPALMLAPVNFDALYAQEMARMQQSGEAAATAH from the coding sequence ATGACTGAACAAGCAAACAACGGCGCGGCCGCAGGACAGCAAGAGCAAGGCGCGCAATTCTCGCTGCAACGGATCTATGTCCGTGATCTGTCTTTCGAGGCGCCGAAAAGCCCGGAAATCTTCCGTCAGGAGTGGAATCCGAGCGTTGCGCTGGACCTGAACACCAAGCAGAAGTCGCTCGAGAACGATTTCCATGAGGTGGTTCTGACGCTGTCGGTCACGGTCAAGACCGGTGAGGAAGTGGCCTTCATCGCCGAAGTCCAGCAGGCGGGCATCTTCCTGATCAAGGGGCTCGAGGCGCAGGCCATGAGTCATACCCTGGGCGCGTTCTGCCCGAACATCCTGTTCCCGTATGCCCGCGAGACCCTGGACAGCCTGGTCACCCGCGGTTCGTTCCCGGCGCTGATGCTGGCACCTGTGAACTTCGATGCGCTTTACGCGCAAGAGATGGCACGCATGCAGCAAAGTGGCGAAGCGGCAGCTACTGCGCACTGA
- a CDS encoding NADPH:quinone oxidoreductase family protein: protein MKAVLCKAFGPAEDLVVDQADSPQAKKGEVLLDVHAAGVNFPDTLIIEGKYQFKPPLPFSPGGEAAGVVAAVGDGVSHLKVGDRVMGLTGWGSFAEQVAVPADNVLPVPPTMDFETAAAFSMTYGTSMHALKQRANLQPGETLLVLGASGGVGLAAVEIGKAMGAKVIAAASTAEKLEVAKRAGADELINYSEASLKERLKELTGGQGVDVIYDPVGGQLFEEAFRSIAWNGRMLVVGFAAGDIPSLPANLPLLKGASLVGVFWGTFARRQPQDNAANFKQLFAWHAEGKLKPLVSQTFALEQAADAINTLAQRKAVGKLVVKVR from the coding sequence ATGAAAGCTGTCCTGTGCAAAGCGTTCGGCCCGGCCGAAGATCTCGTCGTCGATCAGGCCGATAGCCCGCAGGCCAAGAAGGGTGAGGTTCTGCTCGACGTGCATGCCGCCGGCGTCAACTTCCCGGATACCCTGATCATCGAGGGCAAGTACCAGTTCAAGCCACCGCTGCCATTCTCGCCTGGCGGTGAAGCGGCCGGCGTGGTCGCCGCGGTGGGCGACGGCGTCAGCCACCTGAAGGTTGGCGATCGCGTGATGGGGCTGACGGGCTGGGGCAGCTTCGCCGAGCAGGTCGCCGTCCCAGCGGACAACGTGCTTCCCGTACCGCCGACCATGGATTTCGAAACGGCCGCCGCCTTTAGCATGACCTACGGGACTTCGATGCACGCACTGAAGCAGCGCGCCAACCTGCAGCCAGGTGAAACCCTGCTGGTGCTAGGCGCTTCGGGCGGCGTCGGTCTCGCCGCCGTGGAGATCGGCAAGGCGATGGGGGCCAAGGTCATCGCCGCGGCCTCCACCGCCGAAAAGCTGGAGGTCGCCAAACGCGCCGGTGCCGATGAGCTGATCAACTATTCCGAGGCCAGCCTCAAGGAGCGGCTCAAGGAGCTGACCGGCGGCCAGGGCGTGGACGTGATCTACGATCCGGTAGGCGGCCAGCTGTTCGAAGAAGCGTTTCGCAGCATTGCCTGGAACGGGCGCATGCTGGTCGTCGGGTTTGCGGCCGGTGACATCCCTTCGCTACCAGCCAATCTACCCTTGCTCAAGGGCGCTTCGCTGGTCGGTGTGTTCTGGGGGACCTTTGCGCGCCGCCAGCCGCAAGATAACGCGGCCAACTTCAAGCAACTGTTCGCCTGGCACGCCGAAGGCAAACTCAAGCCCCTGGTCTCACAGACCTTCGCGCTTGAGCAGGCTGCCGACGCAATCAATACGCTGGCCCAGCGCAAGGCCGTGGGCAAGCTGGTCGTGAAGGTGCGTTAA
- a CDS encoding flagellar basal body-associated protein FliL has protein sequence MKRILFFFLALCMALPALAETPEGEEAAPKVIYYALVPALVGNYGSDGKLRYYKADIALRVSGTEAEEKVKHHEPLIRNQLVTLFSQQTDASLGTVEAKEALRQEALKQVQAVLTQEEGKPLVDDLLFNNLIIQ, from the coding sequence GTGAAGCGCATCCTTTTCTTTTTTCTCGCTCTTTGTATGGCGTTACCGGCCCTGGCAGAAACACCCGAAGGCGAGGAAGCCGCGCCGAAAGTCATCTATTACGCTCTGGTGCCGGCGCTGGTCGGCAACTACGGCTCGGACGGCAAGCTCAGGTACTACAAGGCGGATATTGCGCTACGGGTCAGTGGCACCGAGGCAGAGGAGAAAGTCAAACATCACGAGCCGCTGATTCGCAATCAGCTGGTGACACTGTTTTCGCAGCAGACCGATGCGAGCCTCGGAACGGTCGAGGCCAAGGAGGCGCTGCGCCAGGAGGCGCTCAAGCAGGTGCAGGCGGTGCTGACGCAGGAAGAAGGCAAGCCCCTGGTCGACGATCTGCTCTTCAACAATCTGATCATTCAGTAG
- a CDS encoding EVE domain-containing protein gives MPYWLMKSEPDEFSIQDLEKIGTARWDGVRNYQARNFLRQMADGDRFFFYHSSCAKPGIAGIGTIRRSAYPDPTALDPQSPYFDARASEAKNPWSAVDVGFAERFSNTVTLPELKAAQALEQMPLVQKGNRLSVMPVSESEWRAILAMR, from the coding sequence ATGCCGTACTGGCTGATGAAATCCGAACCGGACGAATTTTCCATTCAGGACCTGGAAAAAATCGGTACTGCCCGCTGGGATGGCGTGCGCAATTACCAGGCACGCAACTTCCTACGGCAGATGGCCGACGGCGACCGTTTCTTCTTCTATCACTCTAGCTGCGCAAAACCGGGAATTGCAGGAATCGGCACGATCAGACGCAGTGCCTATCCGGACCCCACTGCTCTCGATCCGCAGAGCCCTTATTTCGACGCCCGGGCCAGCGAAGCCAAAAATCCCTGGAGCGCCGTCGATGTCGGCTTCGCCGAGCGATTCAGCAACACCGTGACGCTGCCGGAGCTGAAGGCTGCACAGGCGCTCGAGCAAATGCCGCTCGTGCAGAAGGGCAATCGACTATCGGTAATGCCGGTCAGCGAAAGCGAGTGGCGCGCCATCCTGGCCATGCGCTGA
- a CDS encoding 5-formyltetrahydrofolate cyclo-ligase, translating to MIAAEGLSRPALRRQLRQARRQLTAAQQRRAAKTLYRQLAQHPLFRRARHVALYLPNDGEIDPRALLLEAQRRGKATYLPVLNAWPRTRMVFQRIMPKERLMPNRFGIDEPRYRPARQRPIWALDLVLMPLVGFDEQGGRLGMGGGFYDRSLAYRKRRKNGHKPTLLGLAHECQKVDRLPLASWDVALQATVTDKGWYAS from the coding sequence ATGATCGCAGCCGAAGGCCTTTCACGTCCGGCGCTGCGACGCCAATTGCGACAAGCTCGCCGTCAGCTCACCGCCGCGCAACAGCGGCGGGCCGCCAAGACACTCTACCGACAACTGGCCCAGCATCCGCTGTTTCGCCGCGCTCGCCATGTTGCCTTGTACCTGCCCAATGACGGCGAGATCGATCCCCGCGCCCTGTTGCTCGAAGCACAACGACGCGGCAAGGCGACCTACTTGCCCGTACTTAACGCCTGGCCACGCACACGTATGGTGTTTCAGCGGATCATGCCGAAAGAACGACTGATGCCGAATCGATTCGGCATCGACGAGCCGAGGTATCGACCCGCTCGGCAGCGTCCCATCTGGGCACTCGATCTGGTATTGATGCCGCTGGTAGGGTTCGACGAGCAGGGCGGGCGCCTGGGCATGGGCGGCGGATTTTACGATCGCAGCCTGGCCTACCGTAAAAGGCGCAAAAATGGTCACAAACCGACACTTTTAGGTCTTGCCCATGAGTGCCAGAAGGTTGATCGATTGCCGTTGGCCAGCTGGGATGTAGCGCTACAAGCGACCGTTACCGATAAGGGCTGGTACGCAAGCTAA
- a CDS encoding cell division protein ZapA, protein MTQPNTVTVHIMDKEYCISCPPEERSNLEGAAHYLDRKMREIRSSGKVIGADRVAVMAALNITHELLHKHDRLDAEANSAREHVRVLLERVDSALATDPNPSGN, encoded by the coding sequence ATGACCCAGCCGAACACCGTTACCGTGCACATCATGGACAAGGAATATTGCATTTCCTGCCCACCTGAAGAACGCAGCAACCTCGAAGGCGCCGCCCATTATCTGGATCGAAAGATGCGGGAAATCCGTAGCAGCGGCAAAGTCATCGGCGCCGATCGTGTCGCGGTAATGGCCGCACTGAACATCACGCACGAACTGCTGCACAAGCACGACCGACTCGACGCAGAAGCCAACAGCGCTCGCGAGCACGTCCGCGTGTTGCTCGAGCGGGTCGACAGCGCGCTGGCCACCGATCCAAACCCATCCGGCAACTGA
- a CDS encoding TIGR02449 family protein gives MEDADLQLLTAKLEQLIQRIEQLKAQNRLLLHSERAWREERAHLIEKNEMARVKVESMISRLKALEQDS, from the coding sequence ATGGAAGACGCCGATCTGCAACTGCTGACCGCCAAGCTGGAACAGCTGATTCAGCGTATCGAGCAACTCAAGGCACAGAATCGCCTGCTGCTTCACAGCGAGCGGGCATGGCGCGAGGAGCGCGCTCATCTGATCGAGAAGAACGAAATGGCACGGGTGAAGGTCGAATCAATGATTTCGCGCCTGAAAGCCCTGGAGCAGGACTCATGA
- a CDS encoding YecA family protein yields the protein MPIQNSPYAAFATLLISSAQPVTPAELHGLLLGRSCAGAGFDTDAWLADAAELLGDEPEESVRQALIGLQEMVKGELAGDDIAIVLLLPSDDAPLAERAVALGQWCQSFLAGFGLIAGDRALSREAMEVLQDMAAIAQIQDSLDESEDGESDYMEVMEYLRVAPLLLFTECAKPVPPMPKPSLH from the coding sequence ATGCCCATTCAGAACTCACCGTACGCCGCTTTTGCCACCTTACTGATCAGCAGTGCCCAACCCGTCACACCTGCCGAGCTGCATGGCCTGTTGCTGGGACGCAGCTGTGCCGGTGCCGGTTTCGATACCGATGCCTGGCTGGCCGACGCGGCCGAGCTGCTCGGTGACGAGCCCGAGGAATCGGTGCGTCAGGCGCTCATCGGCTTGCAGGAGATGGTCAAGGGCGAACTCGCCGGTGACGACATTGCCATCGTCTTGCTGCTGCCCTCCGATGACGCGCCGCTGGCCGAGCGCGCGGTTGCCCTGGGCCAGTGGTGCCAGAGCTTCCTGGCCGGCTTCGGCCTGATCGCCGGTGACCGTGCACTGAGCCGCGAAGCCATGGAAGTGCTGCAGGACATGGCGGCGATCGCCCAGATTCAGGATTCGCTGGACGAGTCGGAAGACGGCGAGAGCGACTACATGGAAGTCATGGAATATCTGCGCGTCGCGCCATTGCTCTTGTTCACCGAGTGCGCCAAGCCCGTACCGCCGATGCCCAAGCCTTCCCTGCATTGA